In the genome of Plasmodium cynomolgi strain B DNA, scaffold: 1234, whole genome shotgun sequence, the window ATTTAtagttattatattttatgtatatttatatgcaaattcagatatattattaaatcatttaatataatggGATTTTCACAATTGAAAAAGAAGGTAcatttacaatttattttctaaataattgtttataaaaaaattatttgagtAATCATTAATTATCTTTACATGTAATACTCGACATAATTAAAGCCATAattcatttattaataaatattaatttttatttagtatcaatttttagaagaaatattattaaaattgtatgatCAATTCGATCATTCTGTGGATGAAAATGatccaaataaaaatattttaaatttatgtaatgTAGGTTCTTTGTTTCAAAATGATCCTACAGgagaatatataaaattttgtaagaaacttttaaaaatttattattaatagcTGATGGTAATTATATAggtagtaatttttttaaatcttgtgatattttatatatgtggatgtattttgaaataaacaaaaagagtATTCCTAATCATATTactaaagaaatatttaataatctAACTCTGACTATAAAGGATAAATTTTCTAAAACCCCTTGTccttattttaattttaatgaaaaacaTCACGAACCAACgaaattaatgaaattaCGTATATTTAATTACAACGTTGATACCTTTCAGTATATGTTGAAGGATGTAATTAACTCAGATAATTGTTCATTAATaagatatataaacaaatgtATTGAGGTATATAGAGATATGAATTCGAAGTACTGCACTGGAAGTGATGGCACTACAGAAGAAAACCAAAATTCATGTGATATAATACGTAAATTTGATAATTTATATTcgtcatatatttataataaggGTGgcatatttcaaaattttccaaGTTTGTCTTCTAATACTCCTACAAAAGTTATAAGTGGTTGCCGATCAGAAGAAATTGAGTCTTATCCAGATTCTCAATCACAAATCAATCAATCAGATCGTTCTATAATTCAAAGCGTACCCCCTGCTCTTGGAGTAATGGCTGGGAtacctccctttttggcgttaatatataaggttaatataaacctttttttaaatacatgAATGATATTTAAAGCATacgataaat includes:
- a CDS encoding hypothetical protein (putative), giving the protein MWMYFEINKKSIPNHITKEIFNNLTLTIKDKFSKTPCPYFNFNEKHHEPTKLMKLRIFNYNVDTFQYMLKDVINSDNCSLIRYINKCIEVYRDMNSKYCTGSDGTTEENQNSCDIIRKFDNLYSSYIYNKGGIFQNFPSLSSNTPTKVISGCRSEEIESYPDSQSQINQSDRSIIQSVPPALGVMAGIPPFLALIYK